One Verrucomicrobiaceae bacterium genomic window carries:
- a CDS encoding pyridoxamine 5'-phosphate oxidase family protein, producing MTMPAPKPVDPAEVPALARETIKNAKFPILATCDGDQPRARPVSPVRVEGFVIYIANLRRYGKTRELATNPKAEICYTDDQHNQVRITARAEILTDRPLLEEIWSTNPLLRAYLGSIDNPELIIYRFTPERVRYMREWALEYFEVPI from the coding sequence ATCACCATGCCTGCGCCCAAGCCTGTCGATCCCGCTGAAGTCCCTGCTCTCGCTCGCGAGACGATCAAGAATGCCAAATTCCCCATCCTCGCCACTTGCGATGGCGATCAACCGCGTGCACGGCCTGTATCGCCCGTCCGAGTCGAAGGATTCGTCATCTACATCGCGAATCTGCGACGCTACGGCAAGACGCGTGAGCTTGCGACCAACCCCAAGGCCGAAATCTGCTACACCGATGATCAGCACAACCAAGTGCGCATCACCGCCCGCGCGGAGATCCTCACGGATCGTCCACTGCTGGAGGAAATCTGGTCCACCAATCCGCTCCTGCGTGCCTACCTCGGTAGCATCGACAATCCAGAGCTCATCATTTACCGCTTCACGCCAGAACGCGTCCGCTACATGCGGGAGTGGGCTCTGGAGTACTTTGAAGTGCCGATTTGA
- a CDS encoding extracellular solute-binding protein translates to MRRLFISILLAISTLALWYLLRPTPQQGAEPSLMVFCAAGLKQPVEEIAAAYSKETGSRVQLQFGGTSTLLSQFRVAKQGDLFIAADDGALADAKKLDLTREELRLVRQWPVIAFAKGNPKKITGLESLLAPDLKLALANPEAASISKITRNILGPRWDALAAKTAVMKPTVMDIAADLSLGSVDAAILWNSTVAQFEKLEALEVAEFSAKPEHATAAVLASSADASSALRFARYLNAPEKGAAIFKKHHFEATPGDAWALRPDLILYSGGVNRLAIEGLLKKFATREGITVTTTFNGCGILCAAMKTMGDTSNPKYPDVYYACDVCFVPPVAKQFPEAVMLTEAEIIIAVPKGNPKGIHTLADLAREGLKVGICNAEQSTLGYLTQAMLKSMNLWNSVSKNASAQSPTGDLLVNQLRTGSLDAAVVYLNNIQPQIEHFDSIKLPADKAKAIQPFAVRHDSPHRQLGQRLLAFLLKNRESFEQAGFTWSPNLTPVKSSEIELPEWLKQK, encoded by the coding sequence ATGCGCCGCCTATTCATTTCCATCCTACTCGCCATCAGCACTCTGGCACTTTGGTATCTCCTCCGTCCGACTCCTCAGCAGGGTGCCGAGCCATCTCTGATGGTGTTTTGCGCCGCAGGGCTCAAACAGCCCGTGGAGGAAATCGCCGCTGCATATTCCAAGGAGACCGGCTCACGCGTGCAACTCCAATTCGGCGGCACCAGCACGCTCCTTTCCCAGTTCCGCGTGGCCAAACAGGGCGATCTCTTCATCGCTGCGGACGACGGAGCACTCGCAGACGCGAAAAAGCTCGATCTCACTCGTGAGGAGTTGCGCCTCGTCCGGCAGTGGCCCGTCATCGCCTTCGCCAAGGGCAATCCCAAGAAAATCACCGGGCTCGAAAGCCTGCTCGCACCCGATCTGAAGCTAGCCCTGGCCAATCCAGAGGCCGCCAGCATCTCCAAAATCACCCGCAACATCCTCGGCCCACGCTGGGACGCACTCGCTGCGAAAACCGCCGTCATGAAGCCCACCGTTATGGACATCGCGGCGGATCTGAGCCTCGGCAGCGTGGATGCCGCCATCCTCTGGAACAGCACCGTGGCGCAGTTCGAAAAGCTCGAAGCTCTAGAGGTCGCCGAGTTCAGCGCCAAGCCCGAACACGCCACCGCCGCCGTCTTAGCCAGCAGTGCGGATGCATCCTCCGCATTGCGCTTTGCACGCTACCTCAATGCACCTGAAAAAGGCGCTGCCATCTTCAAAAAGCATCACTTCGAGGCCACCCCCGGAGATGCCTGGGCACTGCGCCCAGATTTGATCCTCTACTCCGGCGGCGTGAACCGCCTCGCCATCGAGGGACTGCTAAAAAAATTCGCCACCCGCGAAGGCATCACCGTCACCACCACCTTCAACGGCTGCGGCATCCTCTGCGCCGCCATGAAGACCATGGGCGACACCAGCAACCCCAAATATCCCGACGTATATTATGCCTGTGATGTGTGCTTCGTCCCACCCGTCGCCAAGCAGTTCCCAGAAGCTGTCATGCTCACCGAGGCAGAGATCATCATCGCCGTGCCCAAGGGGAATCCCAAAGGCATCCACACCCTCGCAGATCTGGCCCGTGAGGGCCTCAAAGTCGGCATCTGCAACGCAGAGCAGTCCACGCTCGGCTACCTCACCCAGGCCATGCTGAAGTCGATGAACCTCTGGAACAGCGTCAGCAAAAATGCCTCCGCACAGTCCCCCACTGGCGATCTACTCGTCAATCAACTGCGCACCGGCTCACTCGATGCCGCCGTCGTCTATCTCAACAACATCCAGCCGCAAATCGAGCACTTCGACTCCATCAAACTCCCTGCGGATAAAGCCAAGGCCATCCAGCCCTTCGCCGTGCGGCATGACTCACCGCACCGCCAGCTCGGCCAGCGCTTACTCGCCTTCCTGCTGAAAAACCGCGAGAGCTTTGAGCAAGCCGGCTTCACCTGGAGCCCGAATTTGACACCGGTGAAAAGCAGCGAAATCGAGCTGCCCGAATGGCTGAAGCAAAAATAG
- a CDS encoding c-type cytochrome produces the protein MKSKLTLAIFAAITGSAFAQADLSEAFLPMFKPLRTEIPSPDNELTEAKINLGRQLYFETRISKGGKMSCNSCHKLDTFGNDNLPFSPGHEGKLGGRSSPPTYNAALHIAQFWDGRAPSVEEQAKGPVLNPVEMGAPSEEFVISVLKSMPGYVDAFKAAFPGEADPVNYNNFGKAVGAFERKLLTPGKWDDFLKGNKDALTADEKKGFETFAKTGCVTCHNGEGVGGHMFQKLGLVKPWPGLKDNGRSDVSKNEAEKHFFKVPSLRNISETGPYLHDGSVKTLEEMVKMMAEYQLAKQLTDEEAASIITFLKALKGTPNADYIKAPQLPESTESTPKA, from the coding sequence ATGAAATCCAAGCTCACCCTCGCCATCTTTGCTGCCATCACTGGCTCTGCATTCGCCCAGGCAGACCTCTCCGAGGCCTTTCTGCCCATGTTCAAGCCCCTGCGCACGGAAATCCCCTCCCCTGACAACGAATTGACCGAGGCGAAGATCAATCTCGGCCGCCAGCTCTACTTTGAGACACGCATCTCCAAAGGCGGCAAAATGTCCTGCAACTCCTGCCACAAGCTGGACACCTTCGGCAATGACAACCTGCCCTTCTCCCCTGGGCATGAGGGCAAGCTCGGTGGCCGTAGCTCCCCGCCTACCTACAATGCCGCGCTGCACATCGCCCAGTTCTGGGATGGCCGCGCCCCCAGCGTTGAGGAGCAGGCCAAAGGCCCCGTGCTCAACCCCGTCGAAATGGGTGCCCCGAGTGAAGAATTCGTCATCAGCGTGCTCAAGAGCATGCCTGGCTATGTGGATGCCTTCAAAGCCGCTTTCCCCGGCGAGGCAGATCCCGTGAACTACAACAACTTCGGCAAAGCCGTCGGTGCATTTGAGCGCAAGCTGCTCACCCCTGGTAAGTGGGACGACTTCCTCAAAGGCAACAAGGACGCCCTCACTGCTGATGAAAAGAAGGGCTTTGAAACCTTCGCTAAAACCGGCTGCGTAACCTGCCACAATGGCGAAGGCGTAGGCGGACACATGTTCCAGAAGCTCGGCCTGGTGAAACCCTGGCCCGGCCTCAAGGACAATGGCCGCAGCGACGTGTCGAAGAATGAAGCAGAAAAGCACTTCTTCAAAGTCCCCAGCCTGCGCAACATCAGCGAAACCGGCCCCTATCTGCATGATGGCAGCGTGAAAACGCTCGAAGAGATGGTCAAAATGATGGCTGAATATCAGCTCGCCAAGCAGCTCACCGATGAGGAAGCCGCCTCCATCATCACCTTCCTGAAAGCCCTCAAAGGCACGCCAAACGCCGACTACATCAAGGCTCCGCAGCTCCCAGAGAGCACCGAGAGCACTCCGAAGGCCTGA
- a CDS encoding AI-2E family transporter yields MKNLPTAFQRNALWTAITALAIAVIGFLSVGLVYLATQVLSFLQPILVPFAVAGVLAYLLEPGVQWLVRRGLGRARAVLSVFAIFTLVIGGLMWWMVPRLWMQASNLTSKVPAYTARARDAAIKTSIYLEEKYGVTLLPHEEIQKSAEQAPAPPSAPTEAKSDSNEIDLDMKQLMTGDWVKTTLPGVAKNGWNFIKAGFGGFLGMFGFMLSLMIVPLYLYYFLIESAKIKQSWSDYLPLRASDFKDEVVSCLTEINGYLIAFFRGQLFVSVINGIATGIGLMIVGLDFGLLFGLALCLLGIIPYLGIAFCWVPAVIVAAVQGGSHLLPADPWWALPLAVTGVFVIVQQIDGFFITPRIVGEAVGLHPMTVIASVLVWALLLGGLLGAILAVPMTASVKVLFQRYIWRARIAPQTVGGAREQHPHEKEVPAC; encoded by the coding sequence ATGAAAAACCTGCCCACAGCCTTTCAGCGCAATGCGCTCTGGACTGCGATCACCGCGCTCGCCATCGCAGTGATCGGCTTTTTGTCGGTAGGACTGGTTTATTTAGCTACGCAGGTGCTCTCCTTCCTCCAACCGATCCTGGTGCCATTTGCAGTGGCTGGCGTGTTGGCCTACTTGCTGGAGCCTGGCGTGCAGTGGCTGGTGCGGCGTGGTCTTGGTCGTGCGAGGGCCGTTTTATCGGTCTTCGCCATTTTCACACTCGTGATCGGTGGTCTGATGTGGTGGATGGTGCCGCGTCTCTGGATGCAGGCCTCGAACCTGACTAGCAAAGTGCCCGCTTACACCGCCAGGGCACGCGATGCAGCCATCAAGACCTCCATTTACCTCGAAGAAAAATACGGTGTGACGCTGCTGCCGCATGAGGAGATCCAAAAATCAGCCGAGCAAGCTCCAGCGCCGCCATCAGCTCCCACCGAGGCCAAATCAGACTCCAACGAGATCGATCTCGACATGAAGCAGCTCATGACTGGCGACTGGGTAAAGACCACCCTGCCCGGAGTGGCGAAGAATGGGTGGAATTTCATCAAAGCGGGTTTCGGCGGCTTTTTGGGCATGTTCGGTTTCATGCTCTCCCTCATGATCGTGCCGCTCTATCTGTACTATTTCTTGATCGAGAGTGCGAAGATCAAGCAATCGTGGTCCGACTACCTGCCGCTGCGTGCATCGGACTTCAAAGATGAGGTCGTTAGCTGCCTGACAGAGATCAATGGCTACCTCATCGCCTTCTTCCGTGGGCAATTATTCGTGAGCGTGATCAATGGCATCGCCACGGGTATCGGGCTGATGATTGTGGGACTGGACTTTGGTCTGCTCTTTGGTCTGGCGCTGTGTCTGCTGGGGATCATCCCGTATCTGGGCATCGCCTTCTGCTGGGTGCCTGCCGTGATCGTGGCTGCTGTGCAGGGTGGTAGCCATCTGCTACCGGCAGATCCCTGGTGGGCGCTGCCGCTGGCGGTGACGGGCGTGTTTGTGATCGTGCAGCAGATCGACGGCTTCTTCATCACGCCTCGCATCGTCGGAGAGGCCGTGGGTCTGCATCCGATGACGGTGATCGCCTCCGTGCTGGTGTGGGCACTGCTGCTGGGGGGCCTCCTCGGTGCGATCCTGGCCGTGCCGATGACTGCGAGTGTGAAGGTTCTTTTCCAGCGCTACATCTGGCGGGCTCGCATCGCGCCGCAGACGGTGGGAGGGGCACGAGAGCAGCATCCGCACGAAAAGGAGGTGCCCGCATGCTGA
- a CDS encoding 2,3-bisphosphoglycerate-independent phosphoglycerate mutase — MTKKPVVLIIRDGWGIHPGGKAQAQANGDATLLARTPFHDQLYAKYPWSTISGSGEDVGLPDGQMGNSEVGHLNLGAGRIVYQDLTRINKSIREGELAKMPALVEAFAKAKGRRLHLLGLVSDGGVHSHQDHLAALCDAAKAAGVTDILVHAITDGRDTSPTGGAAYVAKLEADLKNSGAKIATVIGRYYAMDRDKRWERNKLAWDAIVLGRGEKHSDAPSAAIKAAYAAEKRGDEFLLPMIFSHADEQRIRDEDVILWFNFRADRARQLSDAFLKTGFEGFDREVHPRTAYYTLTEYDATYAELGARVVFSTETLNNNLGQVLAAAGLKQLRAAETEKYPHVTFFFNSGIEEPNPGEDRYLAISPKEVPTYDKKPQMSAPDLTFEVLRRLESYDAVIMNFANPDMVGHTGVIEAGIHACETIDFGVRLIVEKVLELGGKLFITADHGNCEQMRNPDGSPHTAHTTNLVHGIYVAADAASYTVRPGILADVAPTLLDMLGVKQPAEMTGHSLLVRK; from the coding sequence ATGACCAAAAAACCTGTTGTTCTCATCATTCGTGACGGCTGGGGCATTCATCCCGGCGGCAAGGCTCAAGCTCAAGCCAATGGCGACGCCACGCTGCTTGCTCGCACTCCTTTTCATGACCAACTTTATGCCAAATACCCCTGGTCCACGATCAGCGGCAGCGGCGAGGACGTGGGCCTGCCTGATGGGCAGATGGGGAACAGTGAAGTCGGTCACCTGAATCTGGGTGCTGGCCGCATTGTTTATCAGGACCTCACCCGAATCAATAAAAGCATCCGCGAGGGTGAATTGGCGAAGATGCCCGCCCTCGTCGAGGCCTTCGCAAAAGCCAAAGGCCGCCGCCTTCACCTTTTGGGCTTGGTGAGCGATGGAGGCGTGCATTCACACCAGGATCACCTAGCAGCGCTTTGCGATGCCGCAAAGGCCGCTGGTGTCACTGATATTCTGGTTCACGCCATCACCGATGGACGCGACACCTCACCCACAGGCGGTGCTGCTTATGTGGCAAAGCTAGAGGCTGATTTGAAAAACAGCGGGGCAAAAATCGCCACCGTCATCGGCCGCTACTACGCGATGGACCGTGATAAGCGCTGGGAGCGCAACAAACTCGCCTGGGACGCCATCGTCCTCGGTCGCGGTGAAAAGCACAGTGATGCACCCAGCGCTGCCATCAAGGCCGCTTATGCCGCCGAGAAGCGTGGAGATGAATTCCTCCTGCCCATGATCTTTTCCCACGCCGATGAGCAGCGTATCCGCGATGAAGATGTGATCCTGTGGTTTAATTTCCGCGCAGATCGTGCTCGGCAGCTCAGTGACGCTTTCTTGAAAACCGGATTCGAGGGCTTCGACCGCGAGGTGCATCCACGCACGGCTTATTACACACTTACTGAGTATGACGCTACTTATGCAGAGCTAGGCGCACGCGTTGTTTTCAGCACAGAGACGCTGAATAACAATCTGGGCCAAGTCTTGGCCGCAGCTGGTCTGAAGCAGCTCCGGGCCGCTGAAACAGAGAAGTACCCACACGTCACCTTCTTCTTCAACAGCGGCATCGAGGAGCCAAATCCTGGTGAAGACCGCTATTTGGCCATTTCTCCAAAGGAAGTCCCTACCTACGATAAAAAGCCGCAGATGAGTGCCCCAGACCTCACTTTTGAGGTCTTGCGCCGTCTCGAAAGCTACGACGCCGTCATCATGAATTTCGCCAATCCCGACATGGTCGGCCACACGGGTGTCATCGAGGCTGGCATTCATGCCTGTGAGACCATCGACTTCGGGGTGCGGCTCATCGTGGAAAAGGTGCTCGAACTTGGTGGCAAGCTCTTCATCACCGCTGATCACGGCAACTGCGAGCAAATGCGCAACCCCGATGGCAGCCCGCACACCGCACACACCACAAACCTCGTCCACGGCATCTACGTCGCCGCTGATGCAGCGAGCTATACAGTGCGTCCCGGCATCCTCGCCGATGTGGCTCCGACCCTGCTCGACATGCTCGGTGTGAAACAACCTGCCGAAATGACAGGCCACTCGCTTCTCGTGCGGAAGTAA
- the crcB gene encoding fluoride efflux transporter CrcB, giving the protein MTMRAFFLVFIGGGLGSVVRYATVLALTRWLPVSRFPWGIFVVNIVGSFVLGWLLALPLAKNLDNTTWLLAATGFLGGYTTFSTLSANTLLLLQDGNTLLALLNGFGSVLIGVIAAALGWQCARLVG; this is encoded by the coding sequence ATGACCATGCGTGCATTTTTTCTCGTCTTTATCGGCGGTGGGCTCGGTTCCGTCGTGCGTTACGCTACGGTGCTGGCACTCACACGCTGGTTGCCCGTGTCGAGATTCCCTTGGGGCATCTTTGTCGTCAACATCGTCGGCAGTTTCGTGCTGGGTTGGCTATTAGCGTTACCATTGGCGAAGAATTTGGATAACACCACCTGGCTACTCGCTGCCACAGGCTTCCTGGGTGGTTATACGACCTTTTCCACCCTCAGTGCGAATACCCTCCTGCTTCTGCAAGATGGCAATACTCTACTAGCGCTGCTGAATGGATTTGGCAGCGTTTTGATCGGCGTCATCGCAGCGGCACTGGGCTGGCAGTGTGCACGACTGGTGGGCTAG
- a CDS encoding dihydroneopterin aldolase, translating into MPTPDQIHLAALQLRCHIGVPDEERAAPQLLHADIVLHCRCQFEDMQDDITQTIDYAAVAARMAKIAAEKPRRLIETLAADLARALLAEYPTTCVEITLKKRILPETEFVAVHLIRHAKNPR; encoded by the coding sequence ATGCCCACCCCCGACCAGATACACCTCGCTGCACTCCAGCTCCGCTGCCACATCGGTGTGCCTGATGAGGAGCGGGCTGCGCCGCAGCTCCTGCATGCGGATATTGTCCTGCATTGCCGTTGTCAGTTCGAGGACATGCAGGATGACATCACCCAGACCATCGACTACGCCGCTGTGGCGGCCCGGATGGCGAAAATCGCCGCTGAAAAGCCCCGCCGCCTCATCGAGACTCTCGCGGCAGATCTCGCCCGTGCCCTCCTCGCCGAATACCCCACCACCTGCGTCGAAATCACCCTCAAAAAGCGAATTTTGCCGGAAACAGAATTCGTCGCCGTGCATCTCATACGCCATGCGAAGAATCCACGTTGA
- a CDS encoding alpha/beta hydrolase, producing MHRILLTCLLALPAFAEDLPLLRDLSRSNLLQIDSSGKIAQTAAEWQKRRNAALEGFQAVAGRLPGKELRCELEPKIIEETDCGSYVRRFIEYSSQPGGRVPAWLCVPKKALTGAKLPAVLCLHPTENKIGHDVVVGLGGKPHRQYASELAERGFVTLAPSYPLLAKYQPDLKALNMPSGTIKAIWDNIRGLDYLETLPFVDVAAGFAAIGHSLGGHNSIYTASFEPRIKVVVTSCGFDSLLDYYGGNIKGYVQERYMLGIEKYLGRPQDVPWDYYELIAALAPRHVFVNAPLRDANFRHGSVDRIAAAAEPVFQLHAAPGRLIVRHPDSEHDFPDQERLESYELIERVLRGK from the coding sequence ATGCACCGCATCCTCCTCACCTGCCTCTTGGCCCTGCCAGCCTTCGCCGAGGATCTCCCGCTGCTACGAGATCTAAGTCGCTCCAATTTGCTGCAAATCGACAGCAGCGGCAAAATCGCTCAAACTGCCGCAGAATGGCAAAAACGACGAAATGCGGCTCTGGAGGGCTTTCAGGCCGTAGCAGGTCGATTGCCAGGAAAAGAGCTGCGCTGCGAATTGGAGCCCAAAATCATCGAAGAGACGGATTGTGGCTCCTACGTGCGGCGCTTCATCGAATACAGCTCTCAGCCCGGAGGCCGCGTGCCCGCATGGCTCTGTGTGCCGAAAAAAGCTCTCACAGGTGCCAAGCTGCCCGCGGTGCTCTGCCTGCACCCCACAGAGAACAAGATCGGTCACGATGTCGTCGTCGGACTTGGTGGCAAACCACACCGGCAATATGCCTCTGAGCTCGCTGAACGTGGCTTCGTCACTCTGGCACCGAGTTATCCGCTGTTAGCGAAGTATCAGCCCGATTTGAAAGCTCTGAACATGCCCAGTGGCACGATCAAAGCGATCTGGGACAACATTCGCGGCCTCGACTACCTCGAAACATTGCCCTTTGTCGATGTCGCTGCCGGTTTCGCCGCTATCGGTCATTCGCTCGGCGGACATAACAGCATTTACACAGCCAGCTTTGAGCCACGAATCAAAGTGGTGGTGACCAGCTGCGGCTTTGACAGCCTGCTCGATTACTATGGCGGGAATATCAAAGGCTACGTGCAAGAGCGCTACATGCTAGGGATCGAAAAATACCTCGGCAGACCGCAGGATGTGCCGTGGGACTACTATGAACTCATCGCAGCGCTGGCACCGCGCCACGTCTTTGTGAATGCGCCGCTGCGGGATGCGAACTTCCGCCACGGTAGCGTGGATCGCATCGCCGCTGCCGCAGAGCCCGTCTTCCAGCTCCACGCCGCCCCAGGCCGACTCATCGTGCGCCACCCAGATAGCGAGCACGACTTCCCAGACCAGGAACGTCTGGAATCCTACGAGCTGATCGAGCGGGTGCTGAGGGGGAAGTGA
- a CDS encoding transposase, with protein sequence MRQARLKAPSHFPVAYYHCVSRVVDRRFVILAEEREQFVHFLRMYETLCQVRVVTFCVLSNHFHVIVEVPRRPDTPPTDAEVLRVVRRAFGKNVAGQIQAEIDLYRKIKAHDAANAILDGFRERMWDISAFMKSLKQRFTQWFNKKHQRKGTLWEERYKSTLIEGGGDALAMCAAYVDLNPVRAKLVSDPKDYRWCGYAQAVGGSKTARQGLEVAVRARLRESLRHVSSAELLERYRVMLFTWGTAVKTNADGTPRGRISEAARERVEKAKGRLSVAEALRCRVRYFTDGAVLGTREFVNAMFKAQRRRYGSKRQDGARRMRRIDHGGDAEICSMRDLKVDVITSPAIGQR encoded by the coding sequence ATGCGCCAAGCCCGCCTCAAGGCTCCCTCTCACTTCCCCGTCGCTTATTACCACTGCGTCTCCCGCGTCGTCGATCGTCGCTTCGTGATCCTCGCAGAGGAACGTGAGCAGTTTGTGCACTTCTTGCGCATGTATGAAACTCTCTGCCAAGTCCGCGTCGTCACCTTTTGTGTGCTCTCTAACCACTTCCATGTCATCGTCGAGGTGCCGCGCAGACCCGATACGCCGCCAACCGATGCCGAGGTACTCAGGGTTGTGCGCAGGGCCTTCGGGAAGAATGTAGCGGGGCAGATCCAGGCTGAGATCGATCTCTATCGCAAAATCAAAGCGCATGACGCTGCCAATGCGATCCTGGATGGCTTTCGCGAGCGGATGTGGGACATCTCTGCCTTTATGAAGTCCCTGAAGCAGCGCTTCACCCAGTGGTTCAATAAAAAGCACCAGCGCAAAGGCACGTTGTGGGAGGAGCGGTATAAGAGCACCCTCATCGAGGGTGGTGGCGATGCCCTAGCGATGTGCGCGGCGTATGTGGATCTCAATCCAGTCAGGGCAAAGCTAGTGAGCGACCCCAAGGACTACCGGTGGTGTGGCTACGCACAGGCCGTTGGAGGCAGCAAAACAGCCCGTCAGGGGCTGGAGGTAGCCGTGCGAGCACGCTTGAGAGAGAGTCTCCGCCATGTCAGCAGCGCAGAGCTTCTCGAGCGCTATCGAGTGATGCTCTTTACCTGGGGCACGGCGGTCAAAACGAACGCCGATGGCACGCCACGCGGCCGCATCAGTGAAGCAGCGCGGGAGCGCGTGGAGAAAGCCAAGGGGCGACTTTCGGTAGCGGAGGCACTGAGGTGCCGAGTGAGGTATTTCACCGATGGAGCCGTATTGGGGACGCGTGAGTTTGTGAACGCGATGTTTAAGGCGCAACGTCGTCGCTATGGATCAAAGCGGCAGGATGGAGCACGGCGCATGCGCAGGATCGACCACGGCGGAGACGCAGAAATATGCTCCATGCGTGATTTGAAGGTGGATGTCATCACTTCGCCAGCAATCGGACAGCGATGA
- a CDS encoding M48 family metallopeptidase, with protein sequence MTLSNPWFLAALLAVLGVFHLELISTLLNLARYRLPLPERLRSVFDDETVKKSAEYAGTSARVDIIRDAVMLGIFIGFWWAGGFAWVDKTVAAWGWSTLWTQVAVVALFVLVQSLLTLPFEAWDTFGVEAEFGFNKTTWGTFIGDRVKGMALMAVLGIPLLALIVWFFQTQPLAALWAWLCIAGFSLLMTWLSPRLLMPLFMKFTPLTDEALRSAILALAERMKFPVADVSVVDGSRRSSKANAFFAGFGKTKRIALFDTLIEKHSQEELLAVLAHEIGHCKRRHVPVQLALGLAETGLMLALLHWALKSPDFFAAFGVASQSVGIGLVVFGVLYTPLGLLLSLFTSAMSRKHDFEADAFAAEACTAAPLMTALKKLSTDNLAHPQPHPLAIALHYSHPPLGERLAALERLA encoded by the coding sequence ATGACACTCTCGAATCCCTGGTTCCTCGCTGCGCTGCTCGCTGTGCTGGGCGTTTTTCACCTCGAACTCATCTCCACGCTTCTGAATCTGGCCCGCTACCGCCTACCACTGCCGGAGCGTCTGCGCAGTGTCTTCGATGATGAGACGGTGAAGAAGTCTGCGGAGTATGCGGGCACTTCGGCACGGGTGGACATCATCCGTGATGCGGTGATGCTGGGCATTTTTATTGGTTTCTGGTGGGCTGGCGGCTTCGCCTGGGTGGATAAGACGGTCGCAGCCTGGGGATGGAGCACGCTTTGGACACAGGTGGCCGTGGTGGCGCTCTTTGTACTGGTGCAGAGCCTACTCACGCTGCCGTTTGAGGCTTGGGACACCTTCGGCGTGGAGGCGGAGTTCGGCTTCAATAAAACAACGTGGGGCACCTTCATCGGAGACCGCGTGAAGGGCATGGCACTCATGGCCGTGCTCGGCATCCCACTGCTAGCACTCATCGTCTGGTTTTTCCAGACACAGCCGCTCGCGGCATTGTGGGCTTGGCTGTGCATCGCGGGCTTTAGTCTGCTGATGACGTGGCTCTCACCGCGCTTGCTGATGCCGCTGTTCATGAAATTCACTCCTTTGACCGATGAGGCGCTACGCAGCGCCATCCTCGCACTCGCAGAGCGGATGAAATTCCCCGTGGCAGATGTTTCCGTGGTGGATGGCTCACGCCGCTCATCGAAGGCGAATGCGTTCTTTGCAGGTTTCGGCAAAACGAAGCGCATCGCGCTGTTTGATACGCTGATCGAAAAACACAGCCAGGAGGAGCTGCTCGCGGTGCTGGCGCATGAGATCGGGCACTGCAAGCGCCGCCATGTGCCAGTGCAGTTGGCCCTGGGGCTCGCAGAGACGGGGCTGATGCTCGCGCTGCTGCACTGGGCACTGAAATCGCCGGACTTCTTTGCTGCCTTTGGTGTGGCATCACAGTCGGTTGGGATCGGTTTGGTGGTTTTCGGAGTGCTCTACACGCCATTGGGTCTGCTGCTGAGCCTTTTTACCAGTGCGATGAGTAGGAAGCATGATTTCGAGGCAGATGCATTCGCCGCAGAGGCCTGTACTGCCGCACCGCTGATGACAGCGCTGAAAAAACTCTCCACCGATAACCTCGCACACCCACAGCCGCATCCGCTCGCCATCGCACTGCATTACAGCCATCCGCCGCTCGGTGAGCGGCTCGCCGCGCTTGAGCGACTGGCTTAA